One region of Archocentrus centrarchus isolate MPI-CPG fArcCen1 chromosome 6, fArcCen1, whole genome shotgun sequence genomic DNA includes:
- the nat10 gene encoding RNA cytidine acetyltransferase, whose amino-acid sequence MATVRKKVDNRIRVQIENGVALQHRTMFVVVGDRGRDQVVILHHMLSKAAVRARPSVLWCYKKDLGFSSNRKKRMKQLQKKIKTGTLNLNQDDPFELFVAATNIRYCYYNETHKILGNTYGMCVLQDFEAVTPNLLARTIETVEGGGIVVILLRTMKSLKQLYTMTMDVHSRYRTEAHQDVVGRFNERFILSLASCKNCVVIDDQLNILPLSSHMANIKPVPPKTQEDGLPPREQELKDLKESLQDTQPVGVLTDACRTMDQAKAVLKFIEAISEKTLRSTVALTAARGRGKSAAMGLAVAGAVAFGYSNIFVTSPSPDNLHTMFEFIFKGFDALQYQEHLDYEIIQSLNPEFNKAVVRVNIFKEHRQTIQYIHPGDAVKLGQAELLVIDEAAAIPLPLVKKLLGPYLVFMSSTINGYEGTGRSLSLKLIQQLRQQSADSQQSMSAENRTTNTARLAAARSLHEVSLHESIRYAPGDPVEKWLNELLCLDCLNIPRLISGCPLPQACELYYVNRDTLFCYHKASEAFLQRLMALYVASHYKNSPNDLQMLSDAPAHHLFCLLPPVPPTQNSLPEVLAVVQVCLEGEISKQSILNGLSRGKKASGDLIPWTVSEQFQDPEFGTLSGGRVVRIAVNPDYQGMGYGSRALQLLQLYYEGKFPTMDESTHSNHNEITSVSSEAVSLLEEVITPRKELPPLLLKLSERRAEKLDYLGVSYGLTAQLLKFWKKAGYIPVYLRQTPNDLTGEHSCVMLKELDTDENPEQSQWLSAFSKDFRRRFLSLLSYQFSSFHPSLALSILQNKKSKEDTSILSSSELAAHFSPYDLKRLELYSRSMVDYHLIMDLVPAVARVFFLKQLGDVSLSAAQCALLLGIGLQHKSVDQLEKEIELPSSQLMGLFNRVIRKFVQIFTSIQEKAIEAQMAATKDVTMEPAVRSLNEDLNEAAKEFEEQHKQDVEKVKEMELDEYKIRGDDEEWDQVLKTAGSTAIVSIKSDKKRKWEGGTPTVSNGAPQLGKQKKKEMQHGKFKNKKHGKFGKKA is encoded by the exons ATGGCAACCGTCCGTAAGAAGGTAGACAACCGGATCCGGGTCCAGATAGAGAATGGGGTCGCTTTGCAGCACAGGACCATGTTTGTTGTGGTCGGGGATCGTGGCAGAGATCAG GTTGTCATCCTGCATCACATGCTGTCTAAAGCTGCCGTCAGAGCGCGACCCTCGGTGCTCTGGTGTTATAAAAAAGAcctgggattcagcag CAATCGAAAGAAGCGCATGAAGCAGCTGCAGAAGAAGATCAAAACTGGCACCTTGAACCTGAATCAGGATGACCCATTTGAACTCTTTGTTGCTGCAACCAACATCCGCTACTGCTACTACAACGAGACGCACAAGATCTTGGGAAACACTTACGGCATGTGCGTCTTACAG GACTTTGAAGCTGTCACTCCTAACCTCTTAGCAAGAACTATTGAGACTGTAGAAGGTGGTGGTATAGTGGTCATACTGCTCAGGACCATGAAGTCTCTGAAACAGCTGTATACTATGACTATG GATGTGCACTCTCGATACAGGACTGAGGCTCATCAGGATGTGGTTGGAAGGTTCAATGAGAG gttcATTCTGTCTCTTGCCTCCTGTAAGAACTGTGTTGTCATTGATGACCAACTTAACATTCTGCCACTCTCCAGCCACATGGCAAACATCAAGCCAGTCCCACCAAAGACTCAG GAGGACGGTTTGCCTCCTCGAGAACAGGAGCTGAAGGATCTGAAGGAGTCCCTTCAGGACACTCAGCCAGTCGGTGTATTGACGGATGCATGCAGGACTATGGACCAG GCGAAGGCAGTGCTAAAGTTTATTGAAGCAATATCAGAGAAGACCCTGAGGAGCACCGTGGCTCTGACTGCTGCCCGTGGCCGAGGCAAGTCTGCAGCGATGGGGCTGGCTGTCGCTGGTGCTGTGGCTTTTGG CTATTCCAATATCTTTGTGACCTCACCGAGCCCGGACAACCTTCACACCATGTTCGAATTCATCTTCAAAGGCTTCGATGCCCTGCAGTATCAG gagcATCTCGACTATGAAATCATCCAATCTTTGAATCCAGAGTTCAACAAAGCAGTGGTGCGGGTGAACATCTTCAAAGAGCATCGGCAGACGATTCAG TATATCCACCCAGGTGATGCAGTCAAGCTGGGCCAGGCTGAACTGCTCGTCATCGATGAGGCTGCAGCCATCCCTCTTCCTCTTGTTAAGAAGCTGCTCGGGCCTTATCTGGTTTTCATGTCCTCCACTATCAACGG GTATGAGGGCACTgggcgctctctctccctcaaaCTGATTCAGCAGCTGAGGCAGCAGAGCGCAGACAGCCAGCAGAGCATGTCGGCAGAGAACAGAACCACCAACACAGCCAGACTAGCAGCAG CTCGTTCTCTCCACGAGGTTTCTCTGCACGAGTCCATTCGGTACGCTCCGGGAGACCCTGTGGAGAAGTGGCTCAATGAGCTGCTCTGTCTAGACTGCCTCAACATTCCCAGGCTCATTTCCGGCTGTCCGCTTCCACAAGCATGTGAACT GTACTATGTGAACAGAGACACACTGTTTTGTTACCACAAAGCATCTGAGGCTTTCCTACAAAGGCTGATGGCTCTCTATGTGGCATCGCACTACAAG aATTCGCCAAATGACCTGCAGATGTTGTCCGATGCGCCGGCACATCACCTCTTCTGCCTCCTGCCACCAGTTCCTCCCACACAGAACTCACTGCCCGAGGTCCTTGCTGTGGTGCAG GTATGTCTTGAGGGGGAAATATCAAAGCAGTCCATCCTCAACGGCCTGTCCAGAGGGAAGAAAGCGTCAGGTGACCTCATTCCCTGGACTGTCTCAGAACAG TTTCAAGACCCAGAGTTTGGGACTCTGTCGGGAGGGAGAGTGGTGCGAATTGCTGTTAATCCAGACTACCAAGGG ATGGGCTATGGCTCCAGAGctctccagctgctgcagctgtactATGAGGGCAAGTTTCCCACCATGGATGAGAGCACACACTCAAACCACAATGAAATCACCTCCGTCAGCAGTGAG GCTGTGAGTCTGCTGGAGGAGGTGATCACTCCACGCAAAGAGCTCCCTCCTCTTCTGCTCAAGCTGAGTGAGAGGAGGGCAGAGAAACTGGACTATTTAGGAGTTTCCTATGGTCTCACTGCACAACTGCTTAA GTTCTGGAAGAAAGCCGGATATATTCCAGTTTACTTAAGACAAACCCCT AATGACCTCACAGGAGAGCACTCCTGCGTGATGCTGAAGGAGCTCGATACCGATGAAAACCCAGAGCAGAGCCAGTGGCTTTCTGCCTTCTCAAAAG ATTTCCGTCGGCGCTTCCTGTCTCTGCTCTCCTACCAGTTCAGCAGCTTCCATCCAAGTCTGGCGCTCAGCATTTTGCAGAATAAGAAGTCCAAGGAGGATACGAGCA TTCTCAGCAGCTCAGAGCTAGCAGCTCATTTTAGTCCTTATGACCTCAAACGTCTGGAGCTGTATTCAAGGAGCATGGTGGACTATCACCTCATCATGGACCTGGTCCCAGCGGTGGCACGCGTGTTCTTCCTCAAGCAGCTCGGTGACGTGTCACTCTCAGCGGCACAGTGT GCGTTACTGCTGGGAATAGGACTGCAGCACAAGTCTGTGGAtcagctggaaaaggaaatCGAGCTTCCAAGCTCACAGCTCATGGGCCTCTTCAACCGTGTCATCCGCAAATTTGTGCAA ATCTTCACCAGCATCCAAGAAAAAGCCATTGAAGCACAGATGGCAGCGACTAAAGACGTTACAATGGAGCCAGCCGTCAGAAGCCTTAATGAAGATCTG AATGAAGCAGCAAAGGAGTTTGAGGAGCAACACAAGCAAGATGTAGAGAAAGTAAAGGAAATGGAGCTGGACGA GTACAAGATTCGTGGAGATGATGAAGAGTGGGACCAGGTGTTGAAGACAGCAGGGAGCACGGCTATTGTCAGCATAAAAAG TGACAAGAAGAGGAAATGGGAAGGAGGAACCCCCACAGTGAGCAATGGAGCTCCCCAGCttgggaaacaaaaaaagaaggaaatgcaACACGGGAAATTCAAGAACAAGAAGCACGGAAAATTTGGAAAGAAGGCGTGA
- the mapda gene encoding N6-Methyl-AMP deaminase: MDSDVVFYRELPKVELHAHLNGSVSAQTIEKLISRKPQLNIERSMTAIGKGQRRTLDECFEVFKVIHKLVDTEEDILMVATDVIREFAADGVKYLELRSTPREEKDTGLTKKSYIETVIKAIQQCKDEGVDIDVRFLVAIDRRNGTEVALETVNLAEEFMLSSDGLVVGVDLSGDPTVGHGRYLLPALQKAKNSGLKLSLHLSEIPSQLDETDLLLSLPPDRIGHGTFLHPDVGGSQSLVDKVVQKNIPIELCLTSNVKGKTVPCYSKHHFKYWYELGHPTVLCTDDKGVFCTDLSQEYQLAASTFGLSREAVWKLSQQAIDCIFGPESVKQQLRQKWNDLHPQVFK; encoded by the exons ATGGACAGTGATGTTGTCTTTTACCGGGAGCTGCCAAAAGTG GAGCTTCATGCTCACCTCAATGGTTCTGTCAGCGCCCAAACCATCGAGAAGCTCATCAGCCGAAAACCGCAGCTCAACATTGAACGCAGCATGACTGCTATCGGCAAAGGCCAGCGGAGGACACTGGATGA gtgttttgaggtcttcaaggtcatcCATAAGTTGGTGGACACGGAGGAGGATATCCTGATG GTGGCTACAGATGTTATCAGAGAGTTTGCAGCTGATGGTGTCAAATATTTAGAGCTAAGAAGCACAccaagagaagagaaagacacAG GTTTGACAAAGAAGAGTTACATTGAAACAGTCATCAAAGCCATCCAGCAGTGTAAAGATGAAGGAGTGGACATTGATGTCAG GTTTCTGGTGGCCATTGACCGCAGGAATGGGACGGAAGTTGCCTTGGAGACTGTGAATTTGGCTGAGGAGTTCATGCTTTCATCTGATGGCTTAGTTGTGGGAGTTGATCTCAGTGGCGATCCGACG GTGGGCCATGGCAGATATCTGCTCCCTGCCCTACAGAAGGCCAAAAACTCTGGACTGAAGTTGTCGCTGCACCTCTCAGAA ATTCCGTCACAGCTGGATGAGACAGATTTGCTGTTGAGTCTTCCTCCTGACAGAATTGGTCACGGCACCTTCTTACATCCTGATGTGGGTGGATCTCAAAGCCTTGTTGACAAAGTGGTTCAGAAAAACATACCAATAG AGCTTTGCTTGACATCAAATGTGAAAGGAAAAACTGTGCCATGTTACTCCAAACATCATTTCAAATACTGGTACGAGCTGGGACACCCGACTGTACTTTGT ACCGATGATAAAGGAGTCTTTTGTACCGACTTGTCTCAGGAATACCAGCTTGCAGCTTCCACATTCGGTCTCAGTCGTGAAGCCGTGTGGAAGCTCTCTCAGCAGGCCATAGACTGCATCTTCGGACCAGAGAGCGTGaagcagcagctcagacagaagTGGAACGATTTACATCCTCAGGTTTTCAAGTGA
- the LOC115782352 gene encoding tyrosine-protein kinase CSK-like — translation MTEVQNPWPQGTECVARYNFNGTTEQDLPFNKGDVLTIIVVTKDPNWYKAKNSAGREGTIPANYVQKREGVKSGGKLSLMPWFHGKITRDQAERLLNPPETGLFLVRESTNFPGDYTLCVSCDGKVEHYRIIYHNGKLTIDEEVYFENLMQLVEHYTKDADGLCTKLIKPKLEEGTVAAQDEFSRSGWSLSRKDLKLQQVIGKGEFGDVMVGDYRGTKVAVKCIKNDATAQAFIAEASVMTQLRHDNLVQLLGVIVEENGSLFIVTEYMAKGCLVDYLRSRGRSVLGGDALLHFALDVCEAMAYLETNNFVHRDLAARNVLVSEDNMAKVSDFGLTKEASSTQDTAKLPVKWTAPEALREKKFSTKSDVWSYGILLWEIYSFGRVPYPRIPLKDVVPRVEKGYKMDCPDGCPEVVYNIMKQCWNLDPAARPSFQMLKEWLQHITQGMGKRQ, via the exons ATGACAGAGGTCCAG AACCCATGGCCACAGGGCACAGAGTGTGTGGCCAGGTACAACTTCAACGGCACAACAGAGCAGGACCTGCCCTTTAACAAAGGAGATGTGTTGACTATCATTGTTGTGACAAAG GATCCCAACTGGTACAAAGCTAAAAATTCTGCAGGTCGCGAGGGAACGATTCCAGCCAACTATGTCCAAAAAAGGGAAGGTGTGAAATCTGGGGGAAAGCTGAGTCTAATGCC ATGGTTTCATGGGAAGATAACTCGGGATCAGGCGGAGCGGTTGCTTAACCCTCCTGAGACAGGCCTGTTCTTGGTGCGGGAAAGCACCAACTTCCCTGGCGACTACACTCTGTGTGTGAGCTGCGACGGTAAAGTGGAGCACTATCGCATCATCTACCACAATGGCAAGCTCACCATCGATGAAGAAGTCTATTTTGAAAACCTCATGCAGCTTGTAGAG CACTACACCAAAGATGCTGATGGCCTCTGCACCAAACTAATCAAGCCAAAGCTGGAGGAAGGGACGGTGGCTGCTCAGGACGAATTTTCCAGGA gtgGCTGGTCATTGAGCAGAAAAGACCTCAAGCTGCAGCAGGTTATTGGAAAAGGAGAATTCGGAG ATGTCATGGTGGGAGACTACAGAGGCACTAAAGTAGCTGTGAAGTGCATCAAAAATGATGCCACAGCACAGGCCTTTATTGCAGAGGCTTCTGTCATGAC GCAACTACGGCACGATAACCTGGTCCAGCTGCTTGGAGTGATTGTAGAGGAGAACGGGAGTCTTTTTATAGTTACTGAGTATATGGCCAAG GGCTGTTTGGTTGACTATTTACGTTCCAGAGGCCGGTCAGTACTTGGTGGCGACGCTCTCCTACATTTTGCATT AGACGTCTGTGAAGCCATGGCGTATCTGGAGACCAATAACTTTGTGCACCGAGACTTAGCCGCACGAAACGTCCTCGTATCAGAGGACAACATGGCTAAAGTCAGTGACTTTGGTTTGACCAAGGAGGCCTCTTCCACTCAGGATACTGCTAAACTCCCCGTGAAGTGGACGGCACCTGAAGCACTGAGAGAAAAG AAATTTTCCACCAAATCAGATGTTTGGAGCTACGGTATTTTGCTGTGGGAGATTTACTCTTTTGGCCGAGTCCCTTACCCAAGAATT CCATTAAAGGATGTCGTGCCTCGAGTGGAGAAAGGCTACAAAATGGACTGTCCTGATGGTTGTCCTGAAGTGGTGTATAACATCATGAAACAGTGCTGGAACCTGGATCCTGCCGCCCGACCAAGTTTTCAGATGTTGAAGGAGTGGCTTCAGCATATCACCCAAGGGATGGGAAAAAGACAATGA